The Henckelia pumila isolate YLH828 chromosome 2, ASM3356847v2, whole genome shotgun sequence genome includes a window with the following:
- the LOC140881442 gene encoding protein TIFY 4B-like isoform X1 yields MPESGSEVAAAKSPLDKPLQQLTEDDIAQVTREDCRRYLKEKGMRRPSWNKSQAIQQVIMLKALLETPADCESDFRKKLRISRPNKLHDDKIVSESVPQETCRDADSALAPYRRKDLDKADASGGFAAADDSSAPSRTTVSTKMTVGQMTIFYSGEVNVYEDVPLNKAQEIMHIAASPILFPQEHPVEGTVLMQSSPWFSKAVKAQACPDYNVIHLPSVQTVKTSDSSRFLGEESNTPREENPVEGSLTRKASVQRYLEKKKDRFKIKRKAGITSCSSLDIYFNHPMGNQIINEPLTGSGICSPPQIMPPSTPKRCSSVDNDFIQNIYTSSGMNN; encoded by the exons ATGCCGGAATCTGGCTCCGAAGTTGCTGCGGCGAAGTCTCCTCTCGACAAGCCGCTTCAGCAGCTCACAGAAGATGACATTGCTCAGGTCACTCGTGAGGACTGCCGCCGCTACCTCAAGGAGAAAG GGATGAGGAGACCGTCGTGGAACAAGTCACAGGCAATTCAGCAGGTGATAATGCTGAAGGCTCTGCTGGAAACGCCGGCGGATTGCGAGTCGGATTTTCGCAAGAAGCTCCGTATTTCCCGCCCTAACAAGCTTCATGATGACAAGATTGTTTCTGAAAGT GTTCCCCAAGAGACATGCCGTGATGCAGATTCCGCGTTGGCACCATACCGTAGAAAGGATTTGGATAAAGCAGATGCTTCCGGTGGTTTTGCTGCCGCCGATGATAGCTCTGCTCCCTCTAG AACCACAGTTTCAACAAAGATGACAGTGGGACAGATGACAATATTTTATTCTGGTGAAGTGAATGTGTATGAAGACGTGCCGCTAAATAAG GCACAAGAAATAATGCATATCGCTGCAAGCCCAATACTTTTTCCACAAGAACATCCAGTTGAGGGCACTGTTTTAATGCAGTCTTCACCATGGTTTTCAAAAGCTGTCAAGGCCCAAGCTTGTCCTGATTATAATGTTATTCACTTGCCATCTGTGCAAACAG TGAAAACAAGTGACAGTTCTCGATTTCTTGGGGAAGAAAGTAACACGCCTCGTGAAGAGAACCCTG TGGAAGGGTCACTGACCCGTAAGGCATCTGTGCAAAGGTATCTCGAGAAGAAAAAAGACAG GTTTAAAATCAAGAGGAAGGCAGGAATAACATCATGCTCAAGCCTGGACATATACTTTAATCATCCAATGGGTAATCAGATTATAAATGAGCCTTTGACTGGAAGCGGCATATGCTCACCGCCCCAAATCATGCCACCTTCTACCCCAAAACGATGCAGTTCAGTGGATAATGATTTCATACAGAATATTTATACTTCTTCTGGTATGAATAACTGA
- the LOC140881442 gene encoding protein TIFY 4B-like isoform X3, which translates to MPESGSEVAAAKSPLDKPLQQLTEDDIAQVTREDCRRYLKEKGMRRPSWNKSQAIQQVIMLKALLETPADCESDFRKKLRISRPNKLHDDKIVSESVPQETCRDADSALAPYRRKDLDKADASGGFAAADDSSAPSRTTVSTKMTVGQMTIFYSGEVNVYEDVPLNKSSPWFSKAVKAQACPDYNVIHLPSVQTVKTSDSSRFLGEESNTPREENPVEGSLTRKASVQRYLEKKKDRFKIKRKAGITSCSSLDIYFNHPMGNQIINEPLTGSGICSPPQIMPPSTPKRCSSVDNDFIQNIYTSSGMNN; encoded by the exons ATGCCGGAATCTGGCTCCGAAGTTGCTGCGGCGAAGTCTCCTCTCGACAAGCCGCTTCAGCAGCTCACAGAAGATGACATTGCTCAGGTCACTCGTGAGGACTGCCGCCGCTACCTCAAGGAGAAAG GGATGAGGAGACCGTCGTGGAACAAGTCACAGGCAATTCAGCAGGTGATAATGCTGAAGGCTCTGCTGGAAACGCCGGCGGATTGCGAGTCGGATTTTCGCAAGAAGCTCCGTATTTCCCGCCCTAACAAGCTTCATGATGACAAGATTGTTTCTGAAAGT GTTCCCCAAGAGACATGCCGTGATGCAGATTCCGCGTTGGCACCATACCGTAGAAAGGATTTGGATAAAGCAGATGCTTCCGGTGGTTTTGCTGCCGCCGATGATAGCTCTGCTCCCTCTAG AACCACAGTTTCAACAAAGATGACAGTGGGACAGATGACAATATTTTATTCTGGTGAAGTGAATGTGTATGAAGACGTGCCGCTAAATAAG TCTTCACCATGGTTTTCAAAAGCTGTCAAGGCCCAAGCTTGTCCTGATTATAATGTTATTCACTTGCCATCTGTGCAAACAG TGAAAACAAGTGACAGTTCTCGATTTCTTGGGGAAGAAAGTAACACGCCTCGTGAAGAGAACCCTG TGGAAGGGTCACTGACCCGTAAGGCATCTGTGCAAAGGTATCTCGAGAAGAAAAAAGACAG GTTTAAAATCAAGAGGAAGGCAGGAATAACATCATGCTCAAGCCTGGACATATACTTTAATCATCCAATGGGTAATCAGATTATAAATGAGCCTTTGACTGGAAGCGGCATATGCTCACCGCCCCAAATCATGCCACCTTCTACCCCAAAACGATGCAGTTCAGTGGATAATGATTTCATACAGAATATTTATACTTCTTCTGGTATGAATAACTGA
- the LOC140881442 gene encoding protein TIFY 4B-like isoform X2: MPESGSEVAAAKSPLDKPLQQLTEDDIAQVTREDCRRYLKEKGMRRPSWNKSQAIQQVIMLKALLETPADCESDFRKKLRISRPNKLHDDKIVSESVPQETCRDADSALAPYRRKDLDKADASGGFAAADDSSAPSRTTVSTKMTVGQMTIFYSGEVNVYEDVPLNKVKLLTNLLASTIMSSPWFSKAVKAQACPDYNVIHLPSVQTVKTSDSSRFLGEESNTPREENPVEGSLTRKASVQRYLEKKKDRFKIKRKAGITSCSSLDIYFNHPMGNQIINEPLTGSGICSPPQIMPPSTPKRCSSVDNDFIQNIYTSSGMNN, translated from the exons ATGCCGGAATCTGGCTCCGAAGTTGCTGCGGCGAAGTCTCCTCTCGACAAGCCGCTTCAGCAGCTCACAGAAGATGACATTGCTCAGGTCACTCGTGAGGACTGCCGCCGCTACCTCAAGGAGAAAG GGATGAGGAGACCGTCGTGGAACAAGTCACAGGCAATTCAGCAGGTGATAATGCTGAAGGCTCTGCTGGAAACGCCGGCGGATTGCGAGTCGGATTTTCGCAAGAAGCTCCGTATTTCCCGCCCTAACAAGCTTCATGATGACAAGATTGTTTCTGAAAGT GTTCCCCAAGAGACATGCCGTGATGCAGATTCCGCGTTGGCACCATACCGTAGAAAGGATTTGGATAAAGCAGATGCTTCCGGTGGTTTTGCTGCCGCCGATGATAGCTCTGCTCCCTCTAG AACCACAGTTTCAACAAAGATGACAGTGGGACAGATGACAATATTTTATTCTGGTGAAGTGAATGTGTATGAAGACGTGCCGCTAAATAAG GTTAAACTCCTTACAAATCTTCTGGCCTCCACCATAATG TCTTCACCATGGTTTTCAAAAGCTGTCAAGGCCCAAGCTTGTCCTGATTATAATGTTATTCACTTGCCATCTGTGCAAACAG TGAAAACAAGTGACAGTTCTCGATTTCTTGGGGAAGAAAGTAACACGCCTCGTGAAGAGAACCCTG TGGAAGGGTCACTGACCCGTAAGGCATCTGTGCAAAGGTATCTCGAGAAGAAAAAAGACAG GTTTAAAATCAAGAGGAAGGCAGGAATAACATCATGCTCAAGCCTGGACATATACTTTAATCATCCAATGGGTAATCAGATTATAAATGAGCCTTTGACTGGAAGCGGCATATGCTCACCGCCCCAAATCATGCCACCTTCTACCCCAAAACGATGCAGTTCAGTGGATAATGATTTCATACAGAATATTTATACTTCTTCTGGTATGAATAACTGA
- the LOC140881741 gene encoding ETO1-like protein 1 produces MRTLFASESCKETQLNSINPQSWLQVERGKLSKFAPQSPSSIESLIKVPEPPILPHYKPVDYVEVLAQIHEELESCPSEERSNLYLLQYQVFKGLGEAKLTRRSLRSAWLKASTVYEKIIFGAWLKYGKQGEDIISDLLSSCGKCQEFGAIDIASEFPVSKVPSFPCTLDDTCCPRIVSFRIGDKHIVCDRLKIAGLSAPFHAMLNGSFTEALCDDINLSENNISPSGMMAINKFSTTGSLNEVPPDLLLEILVFANRFCCESLKDACDRKLASFVTSTQDAVELLEYALEENAPVLAASCLQVFLHKLPNSLNDPQVVELLSGLNQQQRSIMVGPASFFLYSLLTEVAMNSDPGSDISVLFSKQSVDCAGSSRQKMIALHKLGCVRFLRKEYDEAEKLFESALREGHVYSVVGLARLCHINGHKHLSYEKISSVISSYTPLGWMYQERSLYCEGEKRLGDLEKATELDPTLTYPYMYRAASLMRRPDVQAALAEINRVLGFKLALECLELRFCFYLALEDYKSALCDVQAILTLCPDYRMFDGRVVASQLRILVREHVENWTTADCWLQLYDRWSLVDDIGSLSVIYQMLESDAAKGVLYFRQSLLLLRLNCPEAAMRSLQLARQHASNEPERLVYEGWILYDTGHCEEGLKKAEESIKLQRSFEAFFLKAYALADSSQDPSCSSTVISLLEEALKCPSDRLRKGQALNNLGSVHVDCGNLDAAADCYINALKIRHTRAHQGLARVHFLRNDKNAAYTEMTKLVEKARNNASAYEKRSEYCDRELTKADLEMVTRLDPLRAYPYRYRAAVLMDNREEKEAIAELSKAIAFKADLHLFHLRAAFHEHIGDVIGALRDCRAALSVDPNHQEMLELRSRVNAQEP; encoded by the exons ATGAGGACACTTTTTGCTTCTGAATCTTGTAAAGAAACACAGCTAAATTCCATCAATCCACAGTCATGGCTCCAAGTTGAAAGAGGAAAGCTTTCGAAATTTGCACCACAGTCTCCATCTTCAAT AGAATCTCTTATCAAGGTCCCTGAACCTCCAATTCTTCCTCATTACAAGCCTGTAGATTATGTAGAAGTTTTAGCTCAAATCCATGAAGAACTCGAGTCATGTCCCTCAGAAGAGAGATCAAATCTTTACTTGTTGCAGTACCAGGTCTTTAAGGGTCTCGGAGAAGCCAAATTGACGAGAAGGAGTCTTCGCTCTGCCTGGCTCAAAGCAAGCACTGTTTATGAGAAAATTATCTTTGGGGCATGGCTGAAATATGGGAAACAAGGTGAAGATATTATCTCTGACTTATTGTCATCTTGTGGTAAATGTCAGGAATTTGGAGCTATTGACATTGCCTCGGAATTTCCTGTCAGCAAAGTTCCAAGTTTTCCATGTACGTTGGACGACACCTGTTGTCCACGGATTGTTTCCTTTCGAATTGGAGACAAGCATATTGTGTGTGATAGGCTTAAAATAGCAGGACTGTCAGCTCCTTTTCATGCCATGCTTAATGGGTCGTTTACTGAAGCCTTGTGTGATGACATTAATCTATCGGAAAACAACATTTCCCCTTCAGGAATGATGGCCATTAATAAATTTAGCACTACAGGAAGCTTAAATGAAGTTCCCCCAGATCTTTTGTTAGAGATATTGGTATTTGCAAATAGATTTTGTTGTGAAAGCCTCAAGGATGCTTGTGATAGGAAACTTGCCTCCTTTGTAACCTCGACACAAGATGCAGTGGAACTCTTAGAATATGCGCTTGAAGAGAACGCTCCTGTCCTGGCTGCGTCTTGTCTGCAAGTTTTCCTTCACAAACTACCTAACTCATTAAATGACCCACAGGTAGTTGAATTGTTAAGCGGTCTCAATCAGCAGCAAAGGTCTATTATGGTGGGGCCTGCTTCATTTTTTCTATATTCTCTATTAACCGAAGTCGCTATGAATTCTGATCCTGGGTCAGACATATCAGTTCTTTTCTCGAAGCAGTCAGTAGACTGTGCTGGAAGCAGCCGACAGAAAATGATAGCACTTCACAAGTTGGGATGTGTTAGATTCCTTAGAAAAGAATATGATGAAGCAGAGAAGCTTTTCGAGTCTGCTTTGCGTGAAGGACATGTTTATTCTGTTGTTGGCTTGGCCCGATTATGCCATATCAATGGTCATAAACATTTGTCGTACGAAAAGATCAGCTCTGTCATATCCTCATATACACCACTTGGATGGATGTATCAAGAGAGATCATTATATTGTGAGGGTGAGAAAAGGTTGGGAGACCTTGAGAAAGCAACAGAATTGGACCCAACCTTGACTTATCCGTACATGTATCGAGCTGCATCTTTGATGAGGAGACCAGATGTCCAGGCAGCCCTCGCAGAAATCAATAGGGTTCTTGGATTTAAACTTGCACTAGAGTGCTTAGAGCTGCGCTTCTGTTTCTACCTTGCCCTTGAGGATTACAAATCAGCTCTATGTGATGTACAGGCAATTCTTACCCTATGTCCAGATTACCGGATGTTTGATGGACGAGTTGTAGCTTCCCAACTTCGGATTCTTGTGCGAGAGCATGTTGAAAACTGGACAACAGCTGATTGTTGGCTACAACTGTATGATAGATGGTCATTAGTTGATGATATTGGATCACTCTCCGTGATATACCAGATGCTCGAGTCCGACGCAGCAAAAGGAGTCCTGTACTTCAGGCAGTCTTTGCTTCTCTTAAG ATTGAATTGTCCTGAAGCAGCCATGCGGAGTTTGCAGCTAGCCCGCCAGCATGCTTCCAACGAACCTGAACGGTTAGTTTACGAGGGGTGGATCCTATATGATACTGGTCATTGTGAAGAAGGGCTAAAGAAAGCTGAGGAATCCATTAAACTTCAGAGATCCTTCGAAGCTTTTTTCCTAAAAGCCTATGCTTTAGCTGACTCTAGTCAGGATCCTTCTTGTTCGTCCACTGTTATATCCCTTCTCGAGGAAGCCTTGAAATGCCCATCAGATAGACTTCGAAAAGGTCAG GCACTCAACAATCTAGGCAGTGTCCATGTTGATTGTGGTAACTTGGATGCAGCTGCTGATTGCTACATTAATGCCCTTAAAATACGTCATACCAGAGCTCACCAAGGCCTAGCCCGTGTTCATTTCCTGAGAAATGACAAAAACGCTGCATATACCGAGATGACAAAACTGGTTGAGAAGGCGAGAAATAATGCATCAGCTTATGAAAAGAGGTCTGAGTACTGTGATCGTGAACTCACAAAGGCTGATCTTGAAATGGTCACTCGCTTAGACCCTTTGCGGGCTTACCCATACAGATATCGAGCTGCAG TTTTGATGGACAACCGGGAAGAAAAAGAAGCCATTGCAGAACTCTCAAAGGCTATTGCATTTAAAGCAGACCTTCACCTTTTTCATCTTCGTGCTGCGTTCCACGAGCACATTGGTGATGTTATAGGTGCATTACGAGACTGTCGAGCTGCTCTTTCAGTTGACCCGAATCATCAAGAAATGTTGGAGCTTCGAAGCCGTGTGAATGCTCAGGAACCTTGA
- the LOC140881442 gene encoding protein TIFY 4B-like isoform X4: MPESGSEVAAAKSPLDKPLQQLTEDDIAQVTREDCRRYLKEKGMRRPSWNKSQAIQQVIMLKALLETPADCESDFRKKLRISRPNKLHDDKIVSESVPQETCRDADSALAPYRRKDLDKADASGGFAAADDSSAPSRTTVSTKMTVGQMTIFYSGEVNVYEDVPLNKAQEIMHIAASPILFPQEHPVEGTVLMQSSPWFSKAVKAQACPDYNVIHLPSVQTVKTSDSSRFLGEESNTPREENPVEGSLTRKASVQRYLEKKKDSEGLKSRGRQE; this comes from the exons ATGCCGGAATCTGGCTCCGAAGTTGCTGCGGCGAAGTCTCCTCTCGACAAGCCGCTTCAGCAGCTCACAGAAGATGACATTGCTCAGGTCACTCGTGAGGACTGCCGCCGCTACCTCAAGGAGAAAG GGATGAGGAGACCGTCGTGGAACAAGTCACAGGCAATTCAGCAGGTGATAATGCTGAAGGCTCTGCTGGAAACGCCGGCGGATTGCGAGTCGGATTTTCGCAAGAAGCTCCGTATTTCCCGCCCTAACAAGCTTCATGATGACAAGATTGTTTCTGAAAGT GTTCCCCAAGAGACATGCCGTGATGCAGATTCCGCGTTGGCACCATACCGTAGAAAGGATTTGGATAAAGCAGATGCTTCCGGTGGTTTTGCTGCCGCCGATGATAGCTCTGCTCCCTCTAG AACCACAGTTTCAACAAAGATGACAGTGGGACAGATGACAATATTTTATTCTGGTGAAGTGAATGTGTATGAAGACGTGCCGCTAAATAAG GCACAAGAAATAATGCATATCGCTGCAAGCCCAATACTTTTTCCACAAGAACATCCAGTTGAGGGCACTGTTTTAATGCAGTCTTCACCATGGTTTTCAAAAGCTGTCAAGGCCCAAGCTTGTCCTGATTATAATGTTATTCACTTGCCATCTGTGCAAACAG TGAAAACAAGTGACAGTTCTCGATTTCTTGGGGAAGAAAGTAACACGCCTCGTGAAGAGAACCCTG TGGAAGGGTCACTGACCCGTAAGGCATCTGTGCAAAGGTATCTCGAGAAGAAAAAAGACAG TGAAGGTTTAAAATCAAGAGGAAGGCAGGAATAA